Proteins from a single region of Hordeum vulgare subsp. vulgare chromosome 6H, MorexV3_pseudomolecules_assembly, whole genome shotgun sequence:
- the LOC123404273 gene encoding pentatricopeptide repeat-containing protein At1g73400, mitochondrial-like has product MISPNLPLRLRHLRRLLAAAHLSSPAAAYYSRAYSPPLNRAQAPLPPPPPPSPRHLPDLPARRFSSGHVLLPTNLQEEHVASLSDRIYDALTETEEGSNEGTEAALDALGAELTTPLVADVMHRLRYEEKLAFRFFAWASQQDNYEHEHRTYNDMIDILSGTRYKSRQFGVLCDVLDHMKRHGTRSVPVEDLLGILRAYTEKHLTNLRKLAKKRRVRMRTPPETDALNILLDAFCKCGMVREAETVFGRVRKKLQGNAETYSILFFGWCRARDPKKAMKVLEEMIQMKHTPENFTYIAAIDSFCSAGLISEARELFEFMRTEGSKISSPTAKVYAIMIVALAKADRMDECFELISDMIKRGCMPDVSTFKDLIEGMCLVDKLDAAYCILEEMGKAGFPPDIVTYNCFLEVLCSLQKADDALKLCERMIEAHCEPSVHTYNMLMVMFFATREPHRALDIWIEMDKRGCRRAVDTYEIMIDGLFDCGRTEDATTLLDEVINHDMKLSYKKFDSIMLQLSAVGNLGAIHRLSEHMRKFYNVAMSRRFSITQKKKSIGIRRR; this is encoded by the coding sequence ATGATAtcccccaacctccccctccggCTCCGCCACCTCCGCCGCCTTCTCGCCGCCGCGCACTTGTCCTCCCCCGCCGCCGCATACTACTCGCGCGCATATTCCCCGCCGTTAAACCGAGCTCAGGCCCCGCTCCCGCCCCCGCCTCCGCCCTCGCCGCGCCATCTCCCGGACCTCCCAGCGCGGCGGTTCTCCTCCGGGCACGTCCTCCTCCCCACCAACCTCCAGGAGGAGCACGTCGCGTCTCTGTCCGACAGGATCTACGACGCGCTGACAGAGACAGAGGAGGGCTCCAACGAGGGCACGGAGGCCGCCCTCGACGCGCTGGGCGCCGAGCTGACCACCCCGCTCGTGGCGGACGTGATGCACCGCCTGCGCTACGAGGAGAAGCTGGCCTTCCGCTTCTTCGCCTGGGCCTCCCAGCAGGACAACTACGAGCACGAGCACCGGACGTACAACGACATGATCGACATCCTCTCCGGCACGAGGTACAAGTCCCGCCAGTTCGGCGTCCTCTGCGACGTGCTCGACCACATGAAGCGCCACGGCACCAGGTCGGTGCCCGTCGAGGACCTTCTGGGCATCCTGCGCGCCTACACCGAGAAGCACCTCACCAACCTCAGGAAGCTGGCCAAGAAGCGGCGGGTGCGGATGCGCACGCCGCCGGAGACCGACGCGCTCAACATCCTCCTGGACGCGTTCTGCAAATGCGGGATGGTCAGGGAGGCGGAGACGGTGTTTGGTCGCGTGAGGAAGAAGCTGCAGGGAAATGCCGAGACGTACAGCATCCTGTTCTTTGGGTGGTGCCGCGCCAGGGACCCCAAGAAGGCCATGAAGGTGCTCGAGGAAATGATTCAGATGAAGCACACCCCAGAGAACTTCACGTACATTGCTGCTATTGACTCGTTCTGCAGCGCTGGTTTGATCTCGGAGGCAAGAGAGTTGTTTGAGTTCATGAGGACCGAGGGATCGAAGATATCCTCGCCCACTGCTAAGGTATATGCTATTATGATTGTTGCGCTAGCGAAAGCTGATCGGATGGACGAGTGCTTTGAGCTGATTTCAGATATGATTAAACGAGGCTGCATGCCTGATGTATCAACATTTAAAGATTTGATTGAAGGCATGTGCTTGGTGGATAAACTTGATGCTGCTTACTGCATTCTGGAGGAGATGGGGAAGGCTGGGTTTCCTCCTGACATTGTCACTTACAATTGCTTTCTTGAGGTGCTTTGTAGTCTTCAGAAGGCTGATGATGCGCTCAAACTCTGCGAGAGGATGATAGAAGCACACTGTGAGCCCAGTGTTCATACTTACAATATGCTGATGGTGATGTTTTTTGCGACGAGAGAGCCACACAGGGCACTCGATATTTGGATTGAAATGGACAAGAGAGGATGTCGGCGTGCTGTTGATACCTATGAAATAATGATTGATGGCCTGTTTGATTGCGGAAGAACGGAAGATGCGACCACTCTTCTAGATGAAGTAATAAACCATGACATGAAACTGTCGTACAAGAAGTTTGATTCTATCATGCTGCAATTATCAGCTGTTGGCAACCTTGGCGCAATACATCGGCTGTCAGAGCATATGAGAAAATTTTACAATGTCGCAATGTCAAGACGTTTTTCGATCacacagaagaagaagagcattggTATTAGAAGGAGATGA